In the Haloferula helveola genome, one interval contains:
- a CDS encoding prepilin-type N-terminal cleavage/methylation domain-containing protein, producing the protein MFNPSKTHTGHRTGFTLIELLVVLVIVAALSAITFVVAQKVRAAGKDATCISNLRQLAMIAESTAAETGYYPPMLSQTTNENGGSSHVGDAFPGIIRGMECGQCPAAKYTGLDKNNNPITSYGSNPMVMVYTKDRTPAPVRPAQIRRPSEVYLMADSAQHGPPNTRSLGFSARWYGQREGDPDDAGKPLTTAEIPSGGFWDADVSTMPMRHNGHANVVFCDGHVESISDISELRQKNFYWNY; encoded by the coding sequence ATGTTCAACCCATCCAAAACCCACACCGGTCACCGGACCGGATTCACTTTGATCGAACTCCTCGTCGTGCTGGTGATCGTCGCGGCGCTGTCCGCGATCACCTTCGTGGTCGCGCAGAAGGTCCGCGCCGCAGGAAAGGATGCCACCTGCATCTCCAACCTACGCCAGCTCGCGATGATCGCGGAGTCCACAGCAGCCGAAACCGGATACTACCCGCCGATGCTCAGCCAGACCACCAACGAGAACGGAGGGTCATCCCACGTCGGCGACGCGTTCCCCGGCATCATCCGCGGAATGGAGTGCGGACAGTGTCCGGCGGCGAAGTACACCGGGCTCGACAAGAACAACAATCCGATCACCAGCTACGGCTCGAACCCGATGGTGATGGTCTACACCAAAGACCGGACGCCCGCCCCTGTTCGTCCGGCCCAGATCAGGCGACCGTCGGAGGTCTATCTGATGGCCGACAGCGCCCAGCATGGCCCGCCCAACACCCGGTCGCTCGGCTTCAGCGCACGCTGGTACGGCCAACGCGAAGGCGATCCCGATGACGCCGGCAAGCCGCTCACCACCGCCGAGATTCCGAGCGGAGGATTCTGGGACGCCGACGTCTCGACGATGCCGATGCGACACAACGGACACGCCAACGTCGTCTTCTGCGATGGCCATGTGGAGTCGATCAGCGACATCAGCGAGCTCCGGCAGAAGAACTTCTACTGGAACTATTGA
- a CDS encoding response regulator transcription factor, whose amino-acid sequence MARSIRVMLVEDNPEYREVIRLALARDEDIGGIREFGTAEIALRSLRDPTSEPQPDVLLLDLRLPGLSGLEALPTFVELLPAAKIIVLTQSDREADVLKAIADGASGYLLKSSTVTQIREGIRTVLDGGASLDPRVASFLLKSLKDRLPKAEPETQLSERELQILTLLGEGLVKKEISDRLGISYPTVDSHVRHIYEKLKVRNAPSAVNVAHRLGIFPTGD is encoded by the coding sequence ATGGCCCGATCAATCCGTGTGATGCTGGTGGAAGACAACCCCGAATACCGGGAGGTAATTCGGCTGGCACTGGCGCGTGACGAGGACATCGGTGGCATCCGCGAGTTCGGAACCGCCGAGATCGCCCTGCGGAGTCTGCGTGATCCGACTTCGGAGCCTCAGCCCGATGTCCTGCTACTTGACCTGCGCCTTCCCGGACTGAGCGGGCTCGAGGCGCTCCCGACATTCGTCGAGCTCCTGCCTGCGGCGAAGATCATCGTTCTCACGCAATCCGACCGCGAGGCCGATGTCCTCAAGGCGATCGCCGACGGCGCCTCCGGCTACCTGCTGAAGTCCTCGACCGTGACCCAGATCCGCGAAGGCATCCGGACGGTCCTCGATGGCGGCGCCTCGCTCGATCCGAGAGTGGCCTCGTTCCTTCTGAAATCCCTGAAGGACCGGTTGCCAAAAGCCGAACCGGAGACCCAGCTTTCGGAACGCGAACTGCAAATCCTCACACTGCTCGGCGAGGGCCTGGTGAAAAAGGAAATCAGCGACCGCTTGGGCATCAGCTACCCGACGGTCGACTCGCACGTACGACACATCTACGAGAAACTGAAGGTCCGCAACGCCCCCTCGGCGGTCAACGTCGCGCACCGCCTCGGAATCTTCCCGACCGGCGACTGA
- a CDS encoding beta strand repeat-containing protein, translated as MNLRKPALAPVRIVDDILQLSSRAGAFPLSALSVLAVALVGSPLASAADVTFDASSGNGTLEDGAGTWDIGTTNTWTTDGGVTNTTYADNDNVTFGGGASGTAGTVSLAENVAPRSIVFDPEFDGDYTIDLNGFDLSPSLDNFGYVTGNSGFAPVTITDTVGTGSFVVPGNSSSISLTGSPLTIDAKITGAGRLFILGGGSLTVTNPANDFTGIFYKQNGGNLTFSSIADSGVPSAAGAGSSVQVGFNGNLVYTGGAASTNRDLRFFGSANGTITHNGSGALVWTGAFVNDSTGASSTFTFNGNSSDDNEIQGVIGDGANPLNVNKNGGGKWIFSGANTYSGTTTVNTGTLQIGNGGTTGSLNPAGTIDNTGGATLVFDRSDTVSEGVDFGSISGNGNITQNGLGTLVMSYVTHGGSTTVNSGVMRFENDTDLGAVDSNSFFINNGSTLEFFSDDGGGANRTVTNNKTFTFDSNGGGTVDFQKGNHLLQGNGTTFQNFITTGGTTCVVKTSGGGFWNLQGTGKPSFTVADGPDDVDLQLAVVFGNGNQINKDGNGKLQAIVGIGVNSQVNINAGTLDMGGTAQFSGGNLSAAVNNDGILGFSTTADQEISGVVSGIGDIDKSGSGVLTLTGTNTYTGFTDVTGGTLLVNGDNSGATGAVTVSTGATLGGTGTIGGAISIDDGTLAPGASIGTLTADAAITDTGSGTLLIEVDGNNGDQLVVNDSIDVSNLDLSISEINPLVGTVIIVDGDASATVTGTFNSVPAGYNVIYGYDDGGDTNNIALESAASPFSTWASMTGATDDPNVNDDTDTLINLFEFAFGLNPLVNDANPLDPAGPTPGTPTTEVTFGPLDFDAQFVRRKDGSVNYVVEFSNDLSTWEATAETPTVVANIDADYEIVEVSYPIMLSNGKKARFFRLVVTLN; from the coding sequence ATGAACCTCAGAAAGCCAGCACTGGCCCCAGTACGCATTGTCGACGACATCCTTCAGCTTTCCTCAAGAGCCGGCGCGTTTCCCCTCTCCGCACTATCCGTCCTCGCCGTCGCCCTTGTCGGCAGCCCTCTGGCATCCGCTGCCGACGTCACCTTCGACGCGAGTTCCGGCAACGGAACGCTCGAAGATGGAGCGGGCACGTGGGACATCGGCACCACCAACACCTGGACAACCGACGGCGGCGTCACCAACACCACCTACGCGGACAACGACAATGTGACATTCGGCGGCGGAGCATCCGGCACGGCCGGAACCGTAAGCCTCGCTGAGAATGTCGCCCCGCGGTCGATCGTTTTCGATCCCGAATTCGATGGCGACTACACCATCGACCTCAACGGCTTCGACCTGAGTCCCAGCCTCGACAACTTCGGATACGTCACAGGGAACAGCGGATTCGCTCCCGTGACGATCACGGACACGGTGGGAACTGGCTCCTTCGTCGTCCCGGGTAACAGCTCGTCCATCAGCCTGACCGGCAGCCCGCTTACGATTGACGCGAAGATCACCGGTGCCGGACGCCTCTTCATCCTCGGCGGCGGCAGCCTCACCGTCACCAACCCCGCGAATGACTTCACCGGGATCTTCTACAAGCAAAACGGAGGTAACCTGACCTTCTCCTCGATCGCCGACTCCGGGGTCCCGAGTGCGGCTGGTGCGGGCAGCTCGGTGCAGGTCGGATTCAATGGCAACCTCGTTTACACGGGCGGCGCCGCTTCAACGAACCGTGACCTGCGCTTCTTCGGCAGCGCCAACGGCACCATCACCCACAACGGATCCGGCGCGCTGGTGTGGACCGGTGCGTTCGTCAATGACTCCACGGGTGCGAGTTCGACCTTCACCTTCAACGGTAACAGCAGTGACGACAACGAGATCCAAGGAGTGATCGGTGACGGAGCGAATCCTCTGAACGTCAACAAGAACGGAGGAGGAAAGTGGATCTTCTCCGGTGCCAACACCTACTCCGGAACCACCACGGTGAACACCGGAACCCTCCAGATCGGCAATGGAGGCACGACCGGATCCCTCAACCCGGCCGGAACCATCGATAACACTGGCGGCGCCACGCTGGTTTTCGACCGCAGCGACACCGTAAGTGAAGGCGTCGACTTCGGATCCATCTCCGGCAATGGCAACATCACCCAGAACGGCTTGGGCACCCTGGTCATGAGCTACGTGACCCACGGGGGCTCCACCACGGTCAACTCAGGCGTCATGCGATTCGAGAACGATACGGATCTCGGCGCGGTCGACTCGAACAGCTTCTTCATCAACAACGGCTCCACACTGGAATTCTTCTCCGACGACGGCGGCGGCGCCAACCGGACGGTGACCAACAACAAGACCTTCACCTTCGACAGCAACGGTGGCGGGACCGTCGACTTCCAGAAAGGCAACCACCTGCTGCAGGGCAATGGCACGACCTTCCAGAACTTCATCACCACCGGTGGCACCACATGCGTCGTGAAAACTTCGGGCGGCGGCTTCTGGAATCTCCAAGGAACCGGCAAACCCAGCTTCACGGTCGCCGACGGCCCCGACGATGTCGACCTTCAGCTCGCTGTGGTCTTTGGCAACGGGAACCAGATCAACAAGGACGGCAACGGTAAGCTTCAAGCGATCGTCGGCATCGGTGTGAACAGCCAGGTCAACATCAATGCCGGAACCCTCGACATGGGAGGCACCGCCCAGTTCAGCGGCGGCAACCTGAGCGCGGCCGTCAACAACGACGGCATCCTCGGCTTCAGCACCACCGCGGATCAGGAAATCAGCGGCGTGGTCAGCGGCATCGGCGACATCGACAAGTCCGGATCCGGCGTGCTGACCCTCACAGGAACCAATACCTACACCGGTTTCACCGACGTCACGGGTGGCACGCTGCTGGTGAATGGCGACAACTCCGGCGCAACCGGCGCCGTCACGGTTTCCACCGGAGCCACACTCGGCGGCACGGGAACCATCGGTGGAGCGATCAGCATCGACGACGGCACCCTCGCTCCCGGAGCTTCAATCGGCACTCTCACCGCCGACGCTGCCATCACCGACACCGGGAGCGGCACGCTTCTGATCGAGGTCGATGGCAACAATGGCGACCAGCTCGTGGTCAACGATTCGATCGATGTCTCCAACCTCGACCTGAGCATCAGCGAGATCAATCCGCTGGTCGGCACCGTGATCATTGTCGACGGAGACGCCTCGGCCACGGTCACGGGCACCTTCAATTCTGTTCCTGCGGGTTACAACGTGATCTACGGATACGACGATGGCGGCGACACCAACAATATCGCGCTCGAGTCGGCCGCCTCACCGTTTTCGACCTGGGCTTCGATGACCGGCGCGACCGATGATCCGAACGTAAACGACGACACCGACACGCTGATCAACCTGTTCGAGTTCGCCTTTGGCCTGAACCCGCTCGTCAACGATGCCAACCCGCTCGATCCGGCCGGACCGACCCCGGGCACACCTACGACGGAGGTCACCTTTGGCCCGCTCGATTTCGACGCGCAGTTCGTCCGCCGCAAGGACGGCTCGGTGAACTATGTGGTCGAATTCAGCAACGACCTCTCGACGTGGGAGGCGACGGCCGAGACCCCGACCGTGGTGGCGAATATCGATGCCGACTACGAGATCGTCGAGGTCAGCTACCCGATCATGCTTTCGAACGGTAAGAAAGCCCGGTTCTTCCGGCTCGTCGTGACCCTCAACTGA
- a CDS encoding sulfatase-like hydrolase/transferase, giving the protein MKTLFLLLTGVLCTCAVLHASERRPNILFILTDDQGYGDLGRHGHPLLKTPNLDALHQGSVRFENFHVSPSCSPTRAALLTGMHEFRSGVTHTVAPREHLRKEAVLLPQILGEAGYRCGFVGKWHLGNEPGYSPDSRGFGWTSTNVGGPREHFDPVIIRNGERERRKGYREDIFFDEAMTFIKECGDQPFFCYLATYSPHTPLAAPESFVAPYRDRVTDSQADYLGMVANIDHNVGRILSFLREQDLEDDTIVIFMNDNGATEGLDVFNAHMRGCKCTIWEGGTRAMSFWHWPGKWQPRAVDNLTAHLDVLPTLCELAGAQLPAGLGDELDGFSLVPLLESRAASGWHPDRMLFHHVARWPGGLASAHRHSMCAVRQGHKLLLRSVPCDDPHCPPDGNQCTTLRRVRDGARSATYTKDNAQFHWGVSAPARWELFDVSDDPECRHDLSAGHKQQADRMAKAYDSWWDRTYPEMVAAGGDRKASRNARDTPSRSTTVATPVQAKEEPPAADNRKALFPLIDTDADGTASRDEFMGFYRETFHRKDLDGDGALSDGEHPARPLQAMDADKDGKVNVKEWDALFSKQFTRFDSNKDGSLSEREWQDAGSGGDPGKPAEDLNPRGPAGLFPQIDKNGDGRISVEEQTAFYHGTFKRKDSNGDGVLSDGEHPAKSLAAMDQDGDGKVSPAEWDALFRKQFNRKDGDKDGFVDEAEWNGTPKAPTPKKEAPPATEAAPAPSLDPETMIGELADLTSPPSTRQAAGFDSSGSLKAIYFEGLPYQGKPTEVFAWLGLPENTATPVPGIVLVHGGGGSAFPEWVELWNRQGFAAISIAVEGQTSNKANGTGPWERHPSAGPARVGIYGDSDAPMSDQWMYHAVADTVLANSLLRSLPEVDAEHVGVMGISWGGVITSTVIGIDPRFDFAIPTYGCGDLSQAGNQYGRALGNNAVYRKLWDPILRLDRAKMPVLWFSWPGDQHFPLDKQASCYTAAPGPRMVSLVPGMGHGHGPGWKRPESYAFARSVVDAGSPWCVTGSVDNADGLATAEFISRKKLDRAVLISTKDTGITGSRKWIESPAKLEQRRDTWHTEAELPEGTTAWFVNVQSGPLVVSSEYQEIDR; this is encoded by the coding sequence ATGAAGACCCTCTTCCTCCTACTGACAGGTGTATTGTGTACATGCGCCGTGCTCCACGCCTCCGAGCGGAGGCCCAACATTCTTTTCATCCTCACCGACGACCAAGGATATGGCGATCTCGGGCGGCACGGACACCCGTTGCTGAAGACGCCCAACCTCGACGCACTCCATCAAGGGAGTGTCCGATTCGAAAACTTCCATGTGAGCCCGTCTTGCTCACCGACTCGGGCGGCCTTGCTGACAGGGATGCACGAGTTCCGAAGCGGCGTGACGCACACGGTCGCCCCCCGCGAACACCTCAGGAAGGAAGCGGTCCTGCTTCCCCAGATTCTCGGAGAGGCCGGGTATCGCTGCGGGTTCGTCGGCAAGTGGCATCTGGGGAACGAACCCGGATATTCCCCGGACTCGCGAGGCTTCGGATGGACGTCGACCAACGTTGGAGGACCAAGGGAGCACTTCGATCCCGTCATCATCCGGAATGGTGAACGCGAAAGACGGAAAGGCTACCGCGAGGACATCTTCTTCGATGAGGCCATGACGTTCATCAAGGAGTGCGGTGACCAGCCCTTCTTCTGCTACCTCGCCACCTACTCACCCCACACCCCGCTGGCAGCCCCCGAGTCGTTCGTTGCGCCGTATCGCGATCGCGTCACCGATTCGCAAGCCGACTACCTCGGCATGGTGGCCAACATCGATCACAATGTCGGCCGCATCCTCTCGTTCCTTAGGGAGCAGGACCTCGAAGACGACACCATCGTGATCTTCATGAACGACAACGGCGCCACCGAAGGACTTGACGTCTTCAACGCCCACATGCGCGGGTGCAAGTGCACGATCTGGGAGGGAGGCACGCGAGCCATGTCGTTCTGGCACTGGCCCGGCAAGTGGCAGCCGCGAGCGGTGGACAACCTCACCGCACATCTCGATGTGTTGCCGACGCTTTGCGAACTTGCCGGCGCGCAGCTCCCGGCCGGACTTGGCGACGAACTCGACGGGTTCAGCCTCGTGCCCCTGCTGGAAAGCAGGGCCGCTTCCGGATGGCATCCCGACCGCATGCTTTTCCACCACGTCGCCCGATGGCCGGGTGGCCTCGCTTCCGCCCACAGGCACTCGATGTGCGCCGTCCGCCAAGGTCACAAACTGCTGCTTCGCAGTGTTCCGTGCGACGATCCGCATTGCCCTCCCGACGGAAACCAGTGCACCACCCTGCGACGGGTCCGCGATGGCGCGAGATCCGCCACCTACACGAAGGACAACGCACAGTTCCACTGGGGTGTCAGCGCCCCGGCCCGCTGGGAACTGTTCGATGTCTCCGACGACCCGGAGTGCCGGCACGATCTGTCCGCCGGCCACAAGCAGCAGGCTGACCGGATGGCGAAAGCCTACGATTCATGGTGGGACCGAACCTATCCGGAAATGGTTGCGGCCGGAGGGGATCGCAAGGCGAGTCGCAACGCCCGAGACACCCCATCTCGCTCGACAACAGTCGCAACACCTGTCCAAGCGAAGGAGGAACCTCCCGCCGCGGACAACCGGAAAGCGCTGTTTCCGTTGATCGACACGGATGCTGACGGAACAGCGAGCCGCGACGAGTTCATGGGCTTCTACCGGGAGACGTTCCACCGCAAGGATCTCGACGGCGACGGCGCCCTATCCGACGGGGAACACCCTGCACGACCGTTGCAAGCGATGGACGCGGACAAGGACGGCAAGGTGAACGTGAAGGAGTGGGATGCTCTCTTCTCCAAACAGTTCACCAGATTCGACAGCAATAAGGACGGATCCCTCAGCGAGAGAGAGTGGCAGGACGCGGGAAGCGGCGGCGATCCCGGGAAGCCTGCGGAAGATCTCAACCCGCGGGGACCGGCGGGACTCTTCCCACAGATTGACAAGAACGGGGACGGCAGGATCAGCGTCGAAGAACAGACCGCGTTCTATCATGGCACATTCAAGCGCAAGGACTCCAACGGTGACGGTGTCTTGTCCGACGGCGAACATCCCGCGAAGTCACTTGCCGCAATGGACCAAGACGGCGACGGCAAGGTCTCGCCCGCCGAGTGGGACGCGCTCTTCCGAAAACAGTTCAACCGCAAGGACGGGGACAAGGACGGCTTCGTGGACGAGGCAGAGTGGAACGGGACGCCCAAGGCTCCGACCCCGAAGAAGGAGGCTCCGCCTGCCACTGAGGCCGCACCCGCCCCATCCCTCGATCCGGAGACAATGATCGGAGAACTTGCGGACCTCACGTCACCGCCGTCCACCCGACAGGCGGCCGGATTCGATAGCTCAGGGAGCCTCAAGGCAATCTACTTCGAGGGGCTACCCTACCAGGGGAAACCCACAGAGGTCTTCGCGTGGCTCGGGCTTCCGGAGAATACCGCGACACCGGTGCCGGGCATCGTCCTGGTTCACGGAGGCGGAGGCAGCGCTTTCCCCGAGTGGGTGGAGCTCTGGAACCGCCAAGGCTTCGCGGCCATCTCGATCGCGGTCGAGGGGCAGACTTCCAACAAGGCGAACGGGACCGGTCCTTGGGAACGTCATCCGTCGGCAGGACCGGCACGCGTCGGCATCTATGGCGACTCGGACGCTCCAATGTCCGACCAATGGATGTATCACGCTGTCGCAGACACGGTTCTGGCCAATTCGCTGCTTCGCTCCTTGCCGGAAGTCGATGCGGAACATGTCGGCGTGATGGGAATCTCTTGGGGCGGAGTGATCACCAGCACGGTGATCGGAATCGACCCGCGCTTCGACTTCGCCATACCCACCTACGGGTGCGGCGACCTCTCACAGGCCGGCAACCAATACGGGCGGGCGCTCGGCAACAACGCGGTCTACAGGAAGCTTTGGGATCCGATTCTCCGCCTCGATCGGGCCAAGATGCCGGTGCTTTGGTTTTCGTGGCCCGGGGATCAGCACTTCCCACTCGACAAGCAAGCGAGTTGCTACACGGCTGCGCCCGGACCAAGAATGGTGTCGTTGGTCCCCGGCATGGGCCACGGACACGGTCCCGGTTGGAAGCGTCCGGAGAGCTATGCTTTCGCACGCTCCGTGGTGGATGCCGGATCGCCATGGTGCGTCACCGGCAGCGTCGATAACGCCGACGGACTCGCCACCGCTGAGTTCATTTCTCGCAAGAAGCTCGACCGCGCGGTTCTGATTTCCACCAAGGACACCGGAATCACGGGTTCCCGCAAATGGATCGAGTCGCCGGCCAAGCTTGAGCAAAGGCGGGACACGTGGCACACCGAAGCCGAGCTTCCCGAGGGAACGACGGCCTGGTTCGTGAATGTCCAATCGGGACCTCTGGTCGTCAGCTCCGAGTATCAGGAAATCGACCGGTAA